A segment of the Gemmatimonadales bacterium genome:
GCCGGAGCAGACGGCGGGCCGGCGGCACCCGTTCATGTTCACGCAGTTCCAGCCGATCCACGCGCGCACGATGATCCCGTGCCAGGACACGCCGATGGTGCGGGTGACCTACGACGCCGCCATCACGGTGCCGGAGGCGTTGACGGCGGTGATGTCGGCGGGCCCGGTCGGGGAGCCGGTCGACTCCGAGGCGGGGATGCGGACGGTGCGGTTCCGGATGCCGCAGGCCATCCCCAGCTACCTGATCGCGCTGGCCGTGGGCGACCTGGCGGCGCGCGACCTGAGCCCGCGCGCGCGGGTGTGGGCCGAGCCGGCGACGGTGGAGGCCGCGGCGTGGGAGTTCGCCGGCGTGGAGCAGATGATCGTGGCGGCGGAGCAGATGTTCGGGCCGTACGAGTGGGACCGCTACGACATGCTGGTGCTGCCGCCCTCGTTCCCTTACGGCGGCATGGAGAACCCGCGGCTGACGTTCCTCACGCCGACGCTGCTGGCGGGCGACCGTTCGCTGGTGGACGTGGTGTGCCACGAGCTGGCGCACTCCTGGACCGGCAACCTCGTGACCAACGCGACGATGGACCACTTCTGGCTCAACGAGGGGTTCACCGTGTGGGCCGAGCGGCGGATCCTGGAGGCGCTGCACGGCGAGGCGGCGGCCGCGGTGAGCTGGGCGATCGGCCGCGTGGCGCTGGACGAGTCGGTGGCGCGGTTCGGCGCCGACTCGCCGTACACGGTGCTGCGCACCCATCTCGAGGGCGTGGATCCCGACGACGTGTACTCGTCGGTGCCGTACGAGAAGGGGTCGCTGTTCGTGGGCCTCCTGGAGCGGACCGTGGGCCGGGAGCGGTTCGATCAGTTCATCCGCGCCTACATCAAGCGGTTCCACTTCACGTCGGTCACCACCGAGCAGCTGATGGCGTTCGTCGAGCAGCAGCTGCCGGGCGTCGCCGCGAAGGTCGGCGCGGACGAGTGGCTGAACCGGCCCGGCGTGCCGGCCAACGCGCCGCTGTTCCGGTCGGCGCCGCTGGAGGCGATCGTCGCGCTGGCCGAGGGATGGGCGAAGGGCGGCCGGCCGGGGCCGGCGCAGCTGGCGCAGTGGAGCCCCAGCGAGCTGCTGGTCTACCTGCAGCACCTGCCGCGGGAGCTCGACGCGGCATCGTGCCGCTGGCTCGACGCCGAGCTCAAGCTCACCGGGCGCGGCAACTACGAGATCCTGGTGGAGTGGCTCACCATCGCGGTGGGCAGCGACTACGAGCCGGTCTTCGGCCGGGCACGCGACGTGCTGACGAAAGTCGGCCGGATGAAGTACCTGCGCCCGCTGTACGGAGCCCTGGGCCGCCACCCGCGCACCCGCGCACTGGCCCGGGAGATCTTCGCCGCGGCGGCGCCCACCTACCACACTCTCTCTCGCCGCGTGGTCGAGTCGGTGATGGAGAAATACGATGGCTGACGAATCGCGCCTTCCCGAAAACGCCTTTCGCGAGCTCAAGCCGGGCGAGCGTTACGCGCCCGTGGTGG
Coding sequences within it:
- a CDS encoding M1 family metallopeptidase, translating into MSRPDPHSCFDSTQPHTRHLELDLAVDFDRKRVAGQVTLTLDRPSAGPFDLDTKGLVIASVRTDGGRPIAYEPGAEEPILGSRLRLSLPAATEKVVLAYETGPDAIGLQWLAPEQTAGRRHPFMFTQFQPIHARTMIPCQDTPMVRVTYDAAITVPEALTAVMSAGPVGEPVDSEAGMRTVRFRMPQAIPSYLIALAVGDLAARDLSPRARVWAEPATVEAAAWEFAGVEQMIVAAEQMFGPYEWDRYDMLVLPPSFPYGGMENPRLTFLTPTLLAGDRSLVDVVCHELAHSWTGNLVTNATMDHFWLNEGFTVWAERRILEALHGEAAAAVSWAIGRVALDESVARFGADSPYTVLRTHLEGVDPDDVYSSVPYEKGSLFVGLLERTVGRERFDQFIRAYIKRFHFTSVTTEQLMAFVEQQLPGVAAKVGADEWLNRPGVPANAPLFRSAPLEAIVALAEGWAKGGRPGPAQLAQWSPSELLVYLQHLPRELDAASCRWLDAELKLTGRGNYEILVEWLTIAVGSDYEPVFGRARDVLTKVGRMKYLRPLYGALGRHPRTRALAREIFAAAAPTYHTLSRRVVESVMEKYDG